A genomic segment from Pseudomonas sessilinigenes encodes:
- a CDS encoding GNAT family N-acetyltransferase: MSEALSIHHDQVGHQFETNVDGHRAYLTYMDLGKQTLDIYRTFVPNALRGRGIAAALTEHALEYADRMGYTVIPSCSYVERYMERHQRHGAKL, translated from the coding sequence GTCCATCCACCATGACCAGGTTGGTCATCAGTTCGAGACCAATGTGGACGGTCATCGTGCCTACCTGACCTATATGGACCTGGGTAAGCAAACCCTGGATATCTATCGCACCTTCGTCCCCAACGCGCTGCGTGGGCGCGGTATCGCTGCGGCGTTGACCGAGCATGCGCTGGAGTATGCCGATCGCATGGGATACACCGTGATCCCTTCCTGCTCATACGTTGAGCGGTACATGGAGCGTCACCAGCGCCACGGCGCGAAACTCTGA